The proteins below are encoded in one region of Nitrospira sp.:
- a CDS encoding ribosomal RNA small subunit methyltransferase E: MPAFFIDPSNVQGEVITVSGALLHHLRASLRSQPGDTLYLTVPGVRRYRTTVTSVDRTRLTSHIAESTDAVTPPSPQLVLAQAILKHDRMDWVIQKATELGVESIQPLVTDQSVVRPDPKRAEAQRERWQRISIEASQQSERWLPSVVAGPLSLEQWMIQWDSPGLALVLLERTHAVSLQTVGLDTRQQTITLLVGPEGGWREKEIDGLVKKGAVPVGMGENILRSETASLAAISIIQGRLGRLGTAIQSK, translated from the coding sequence ATGCCGGCCTTCTTTATCGATCCCTCCAATGTGCAAGGAGAGGTGATTACTGTTTCCGGTGCTCTCTTGCACCACCTTCGGGCGAGTCTTCGGAGCCAACCCGGCGACACCCTGTACTTGACGGTGCCAGGAGTGCGTCGTTATCGCACGACCGTGACGTCGGTCGACCGCACACGCTTGACATCGCACATCGCAGAGTCGACCGACGCCGTCACGCCCCCATCTCCCCAACTCGTCCTCGCCCAAGCCATTCTCAAACACGACCGTATGGACTGGGTGATTCAAAAAGCCACGGAACTCGGTGTGGAATCCATTCAACCGCTCGTGACCGATCAGAGCGTCGTCCGTCCCGATCCCAAGCGAGCAGAGGCGCAGCGGGAACGATGGCAGCGCATCTCGATCGAAGCGTCGCAGCAATCAGAACGGTGGCTTCCTTCGGTTGTGGCCGGTCCCCTGTCGCTTGAGCAGTGGATGATACAGTGGGATTCACCAGGCCTCGCACTGGTCCTTCTCGAACGCACGCACGCCGTGAGCCTTCAGACGGTCGGACTGGACACCCGACAGCAGACAATCACGCTCTTGGTAGGCCCGGAGGGCGGATGGAGGGAGAAGGAAATCGACGGTCTTGTGAAAAAGGGGGCTGTGCCGGTCGGAATGGGGGAGAATATTCTGAGATCAGAAACCGCGTCCCTGGCGGCGATCAGCATCATCCAAGGCCGTCTTGGCCGACTGGGAACGGCGATACAATCGAAGTAA
- the dnaK gene encoding chaperone protein DnaK, with product MGKVIGIDLGTTNSCVAIMSGGDPVVIANAEGSRTTPSVVAITDKGERLVGQIAKRQAITNPENTIYSVKRLMGRKFRSKEVQDAIKRLPYKVLEASNGDAHVEIRGKSYSPPEVSAMILQKMKQTAEDYLGEKVSEAVITVPAYFDDSQRQATKDAGQVAGLTVLRIINEPTAASLAYGLDKKKDERIAVYDLGGGTFDISILEIGEGVFEVKSTNGDTYLGGDDFDLRVMDWLVDEFKKDQGIDLRKDRMALQRLKEAAERAKIELSSSQESEINLPFITADASGPKHLVTKLTRAKLEQLVDDLVQRTIEPCKKALADAGVSARDINEVVLVGGMTRMPKVIQTVKDFFGKEPHRGVNPDEVVAIGAGIQGGVLKGEVKDVLLLDVTPLTLGIETLGGIFTHLIERNTTIPSKKSQVFSTAADNQTAVTIRVFQGEREMANDNKLLGQFDLVGIPPAPRGMPQVEVTFDIDANGIVHVSAKDLGTGKEQSIKITASSGLSKEEIENLVRDAQSHSDEDKKRRQLAEAKNQADSLIYGTEKNLAEHGDKIAESDKNQITEALASLKKAMEGTDAAAIQSATQALTTASHKLAEEMYKKASAAATPGGESPQGGDGAQKTDEKVVDAEFEEVDKDKK from the coding sequence ATGGGAAAAGTCATCGGCATCGATTTAGGCACGACGAACTCCTGCGTGGCCATCATGAGTGGCGGGGATCCCGTTGTGATCGCGAATGCTGAGGGAAGTCGTACTACTCCCTCTGTTGTGGCGATCACCGATAAAGGCGAACGATTGGTCGGTCAGATTGCCAAACGACAGGCGATCACCAATCCGGAAAACACCATCTACTCCGTCAAGCGGCTCATGGGACGCAAGTTCCGCTCAAAGGAAGTACAGGACGCCATCAAGCGTCTCCCGTACAAGGTCCTGGAAGCAAGCAATGGCGACGCCCACGTCGAAATTCGCGGCAAGAGCTATAGTCCGCCGGAAGTCTCCGCGATGATCCTCCAAAAGATGAAACAGACGGCGGAAGATTACCTCGGAGAAAAGGTGAGCGAGGCGGTCATTACCGTCCCGGCCTATTTCGACGACAGCCAGCGGCAAGCGACCAAGGACGCGGGACAGGTCGCGGGCCTCACGGTGCTCCGCATCATCAATGAGCCGACCGCGGCGTCCTTGGCCTACGGCTTGGACAAGAAAAAAGACGAGCGCATCGCCGTGTACGACCTGGGCGGCGGAACGTTCGACATCTCGATCCTGGAAATCGGAGAGGGCGTCTTCGAGGTCAAGTCGACCAACGGCGACACGTACTTGGGAGGAGACGACTTCGATTTGCGCGTGATGGACTGGCTGGTCGATGAATTCAAGAAGGATCAAGGCATCGATCTGCGGAAGGATCGCATGGCACTCCAGCGGCTCAAAGAAGCGGCCGAACGTGCCAAGATCGAGTTGTCGTCCTCACAGGAGAGCGAGATCAACCTGCCGTTCATTACCGCGGATGCAAGCGGTCCCAAACACCTGGTGACCAAGCTGACTCGTGCCAAGCTGGAACAGCTGGTGGACGACCTCGTGCAGCGCACGATTGAGCCCTGCAAAAAAGCGCTCGCCGATGCCGGTGTGTCCGCTCGGGACATCAACGAAGTCGTGCTGGTCGGTGGCATGACCCGCATGCCCAAGGTCATCCAGACGGTGAAGGACTTCTTCGGAAAGGAACCGCATCGAGGGGTCAACCCCGACGAAGTGGTGGCCATCGGAGCGGGCATACAAGGTGGCGTCTTGAAGGGAGAGGTCAAGGACGTGCTCCTCCTGGACGTGACCCCTCTCACCTTGGGCATCGAAACCCTTGGCGGGATTTTCACGCACTTGATCGAGCGCAATACGACGATCCCCTCGAAAAAGAGTCAAGTCTTCTCAACCGCCGCGGATAACCAAACCGCGGTCACCATCCGCGTCTTCCAGGGCGAACGTGAGATGGCCAACGACAACAAGCTGCTTGGGCAATTTGACCTCGTGGGGATTCCACCGGCACCGCGCGGCATGCCGCAGGTCGAGGTGACGTTCGACATCGATGCCAACGGTATCGTCCACGTGTCCGCGAAGGATCTCGGCACGGGCAAAGAACAATCCATCAAGATTACGGCGTCCAGCGGTCTCAGCAAGGAAGAGATCGAAAACCTGGTGCGCGACGCACAAAGCCACTCCGACGAGGATAAAAAGCGCCGCCAGTTGGCAGAAGCAAAGAACCAGGCGGACAGCCTGATCTACGGCACCGAGAAAAATCTGGCCGAACACGGCGACAAGATCGCCGAGTCCGACAAGAACCAAATCACAGAAGCGCTCGCATCGCTCAAAAAAGCCATGGAGGGCACGGACGCTGCCGCCATTCAGTCCGCGACCCAGGCCTTGACCACGGCCTCGCACAAACTGGCCGAGGAGATGTACAAGAAAGCCTCCGCCGCGGCGACCCCGGGCGGCGAGTCACCTCAAGGTGGGGACGGTGCCCAGAAGACGGACGAAAAGGTTGTGGACGCAGAATTCGAAGAAGTGGACAAGGACAAGAAGTAG
- the dnaJ gene encoding chaperone protein DnaJ — protein sequence MSKRDYYETLGLERTASDEDIKKAFRKLARQHHPDVQQSDRDKKQAEERFKEIAEAYEVLSDQDKRRRYDAFGHAGAQGGAGFEGFDFGQGGFGDIFNDIFEDFFGGARGGTRQRGERGSDLQYNLELTFEEAVFGKEAKLKIPRWETCQDCQGTGARSQASVKVCPSCKGTGQLRLQQGFFSISRTCHHCNGNGQVITEPCKTCQGRQRLYRERLLSVQIPAGIEDGMRLRLSNEGEHGLNGGPPGDLFVALRVKPHPVFSRRGTDIVCDVPISFITASLGGKVEVPTLKGSATIKVTPGTQHDSPVRIKGGGIPSLKGAHPGDQICTVKVQIPTKLSERQKDLLKEFAKDSGMSLEQDGEGLLDKVKTLFE from the coding sequence GTGAGCAAGCGCGACTACTACGAAACGCTTGGCCTTGAACGAACGGCCTCCGATGAGGACATCAAGAAGGCCTTCCGAAAGCTCGCCCGCCAGCATCATCCCGATGTGCAACAGAGTGATCGGGACAAAAAGCAGGCTGAGGAGCGATTCAAGGAAATCGCCGAGGCGTACGAGGTTCTCAGCGATCAGGACAAGCGCCGGCGCTACGATGCATTTGGTCATGCGGGCGCCCAAGGCGGCGCCGGATTCGAAGGATTCGATTTTGGCCAAGGCGGCTTCGGTGACATTTTCAACGACATTTTTGAGGATTTCTTCGGTGGGGCCCGTGGGGGCACCAGACAGCGCGGCGAGCGTGGATCCGATCTTCAATATAACCTCGAGCTGACCTTCGAAGAAGCCGTATTCGGCAAAGAAGCCAAACTCAAGATTCCTCGTTGGGAAACCTGCCAGGACTGCCAGGGCACGGGCGCCCGGTCCCAAGCCTCCGTGAAAGTGTGCCCGAGTTGCAAGGGTACGGGACAACTACGCCTGCAACAGGGCTTCTTCAGTATCAGCCGCACGTGTCACCACTGCAACGGAAACGGCCAGGTCATCACGGAGCCCTGCAAGACCTGCCAGGGACGACAACGCCTCTATCGAGAACGATTGCTCTCGGTCCAAATTCCGGCCGGAATCGAAGATGGCATGCGCCTCCGGCTTTCAAACGAGGGCGAGCACGGCCTGAATGGAGGACCCCCGGGAGACCTGTTTGTCGCATTGAGGGTCAAACCGCATCCGGTATTCAGCCGCCGCGGGACGGATATCGTCTGCGACGTGCCTATCAGCTTCATCACGGCCAGTCTGGGCGGAAAAGTGGAAGTTCCAACGCTCAAAGGGTCGGCGACGATCAAGGTGACGCCCGGCACCCAGCACGATAGTCCGGTCCGAATCAAAGGCGGAGGCATTCCAAGCCTGAAGGGAGCCCATCCAGGCGATCAGATTTGCACGGTCAAGGTCCAAATCCCGACGAAGCTCAGCGAACGCCAGAAGGATCTCCTCAAGGAGTTTGCCAAGGACAGCGGAATGTCTCTGGAGCAAGATGGAGAAGGGCTCTTGGATAAGGTGAAGACCCTCTTTGAGTAG
- the coaX gene encoding type III pantothenate kinase codes for MLLAIDIGNTNVVWGLFEGPTLKGHWRLATDASKTADEYGLDFRGLVRLSGFDAEAVEGVIISSVVPSLAQTFELLSETYFHRTPVFVTSDMDTGLTLRYANPREIGSDRIVNAASAFYLYRSDLIIIDFGTATTFCAVTSQGEYLGGVIAPGLGISADVLWSRTAKLPKVALQKPKTVIGRDTASSMQSGLIYGYAGLVDHIVDRMVRELCTTPHVIATGGLASVIAPESQRIQEIRPFLTLEGLALLYARSLGDRI; via the coding sequence ATGCTGCTCGCGATTGATATTGGAAATACCAACGTCGTCTGGGGACTCTTCGAAGGGCCCACCCTCAAGGGGCACTGGCGTCTGGCCACCGACGCGTCAAAGACCGCGGATGAATATGGGCTCGACTTCCGCGGCTTGGTTCGTCTATCGGGATTCGATGCCGAGGCTGTGGAGGGCGTCATTATTTCGAGCGTGGTCCCCTCACTCGCTCAGACGTTCGAACTCCTCAGCGAAACGTATTTTCATCGGACTCCTGTGTTCGTGACATCGGACATGGACACCGGCCTGACCCTCCGCTATGCAAATCCAAGGGAAATCGGGAGCGACCGGATTGTGAATGCAGCGTCAGCCTTTTATCTTTATCGGAGCGACCTCATCATCATCGATTTCGGGACGGCGACCACGTTTTGCGCGGTCACGAGTCAGGGAGAGTATCTTGGCGGCGTGATCGCCCCCGGTCTAGGAATCAGCGCGGATGTGTTGTGGTCGCGCACAGCCAAGCTTCCGAAGGTAGCCCTTCAAAAGCCGAAGACCGTTATCGGCCGCGACACAGCCAGCAGCATGCAGTCCGGGCTGATTTATGGCTATGCCGGCCTCGTGGATCATATTGTCGACCGAATGGTTCGCGAGCTCTGTACGACCCCACACGTCATTGCGACAGGCGGGCTTGCCTCCGTCATCGCGCCGGAGTCCCAGCGAATTCAAGAGATCCGCCCCTTCCTCACGCTGGAAGGCCTTGCGTTGCTGTATGCCCGTAGCCTCGGCGATCGAATCTGA
- a CDS encoding nicotinate-nucleotide diphosphorylase (carboxylating), producing the protein MPTATSAPSQEHISHLVRLALFEDLPSGDLTTSTLFPSPIRATGTILAKQTLTVAGVPLAEEAFRQVDAGLTFVRNCADGQTAQPGDAILTVTGDGRSILSGERVALNFLQHLSGIATLTARFCEAVKAYHVIILDTRKTTPGLRTLQKWAVRVGGGSNHRLSLSDGILIKDNHLLLASHLGQSLTECCRLAKNRGGFQTHVIVEADSLEQIPPALEGRADIILLDNMPPAMVRRAIDLIGGRAQTEVSGGITLANVADYAALGPTYISIGALTHSAPAVDIGLDLTV; encoded by the coding sequence ATGCCTACCGCGACCTCTGCACCTTCGCAGGAACACATCAGTCATCTCGTCCGGCTGGCACTTTTTGAGGATCTCCCGTCCGGCGACCTCACTACCTCCACCCTGTTCCCATCACCTATCCGGGCAACCGGAACCATTTTGGCGAAACAGACCCTCACCGTCGCCGGCGTCCCCTTGGCAGAAGAAGCCTTCCGCCAAGTCGATGCGGGCCTCACGTTCGTCCGCAATTGCGCCGATGGACAGACAGCTCAGCCCGGCGATGCCATCCTGACCGTGACAGGAGACGGTCGTTCGATCTTGAGCGGCGAACGCGTGGCCTTGAATTTCCTTCAGCACCTCTCCGGCATCGCCACCCTCACGGCACGATTCTGCGAGGCCGTCAAAGCGTATCACGTCATCATTCTCGATACACGCAAGACGACCCCCGGTCTGCGGACGCTGCAAAAGTGGGCTGTCCGCGTGGGCGGTGGAAGCAATCATCGCCTGTCTCTGAGTGACGGAATCCTGATCAAGGACAACCATCTTCTGCTGGCATCTCACCTTGGGCAGAGCCTGACCGAGTGCTGCCGTCTCGCCAAGAACCGCGGAGGGTTCCAGACGCATGTCATCGTGGAGGCGGACTCCCTCGAGCAGATTCCTCCTGCGCTGGAGGGACGCGCCGACATCATTCTACTCGACAACATGCCGCCCGCGATGGTCCGCCGCGCGATCGACCTGATTGGCGGGCGTGCCCAAACGGAAGTCTCTGGCGGCATCACGCTCGCGAACGTCGCCGACTATGCCGCCCTCGGCCCTACGTATATCTCCATTGGAGCCCTCACCCATTCGGCCCCCGCCGTCGACATCGGTCTCGATCTCACGGTATAA
- a CDS encoding Ycf48-like protein: MLCLAASVQLLQHIASATDGSDRIGIAAQRSGTAHTLLSVYFQSPQLGWAVGGGGTIIRTEDGGKRWTSAKSGTSVLLTGVTFPDDRNGWVVGAGGTILFSVDGGERWRRQLSGTQNTLYAVTFLTPALGWVVGERGLIMRTDDGGRRWSEQAAVTNANLYGVVFRDPQHGVAVGALGTILVTDDGGESWQVKDTKSTGTFFDVGFSDAVTGWVVGNAGAMMLTTDGGESWTDRTLSCIGLCTRVTDLLKIRFTAPNTGWIVGERGTLYRSTDGGGSWAAQPPLGRDSLFGLSFGDARHGWAVGENGTIQAIHP; this comes from the coding sequence GTGCTCTGCCTCGCGGCATCGGTCCAACTCCTCCAGCACATTGCCTCGGCTACAGACGGCTCGGATCGTATCGGCATTGCCGCGCAGCGGAGCGGAACTGCGCATACGCTGTTGTCCGTGTATTTTCAAAGCCCTCAGCTGGGATGGGCGGTCGGCGGCGGCGGCACGATCATAAGGACGGAAGACGGTGGCAAACGGTGGACATCTGCGAAGAGCGGGACATCCGTTTTGCTCACCGGAGTGACGTTTCCGGACGACCGCAATGGGTGGGTCGTGGGTGCGGGAGGGACCATCCTGTTCAGCGTCGATGGTGGGGAGCGATGGCGGAGACAACTCAGCGGAACTCAGAATACGTTGTACGCCGTGACGTTCTTGACGCCGGCGCTTGGGTGGGTGGTTGGTGAGCGCGGGTTGATCATGCGGACGGATGACGGGGGCCGCCGGTGGTCCGAGCAGGCGGCGGTCACAAATGCGAATCTGTACGGTGTCGTATTTCGGGATCCCCAACACGGCGTGGCGGTCGGGGCGCTCGGGACGATCCTCGTGACGGACGATGGGGGCGAATCATGGCAGGTGAAGGACACCAAGAGCACAGGAACGTTCTTCGACGTCGGTTTTTCCGATGCCGTCACCGGTTGGGTGGTCGGCAATGCGGGTGCCATGATGCTCACGACCGACGGCGGAGAAAGCTGGACGGATCGCACCCTGTCGTGCATCGGTCTCTGTACGCGCGTCACGGACTTACTCAAGATTCGCTTTACGGCTCCCAACACCGGCTGGATCGTCGGCGAACGGGGTACCTTGTATCGGTCCACCGACGGAGGAGGGTCTTGGGCCGCACAACCGCCGCTAGGGCGAGATTCGTTGTTCGGCCTGTCCTTCGGTGATGCCCGGCACGGCTGGGCTGTTGGAGAAAACGGGACCATCCAGGCCATTCACCCGTGA